In a single window of the Anaerolineae bacterium genome:
- a CDS encoding glutaredoxin family protein, with amino-acid sequence MSAEIPSDSPPDQDKQKVILYTKPDCPDCFNAKRFLNNRSIPFEVRDITNPQAVEELLALLGPGQYATPIIVLREHVFVGFEVNRRHIENVFEQMSW; translated from the coding sequence ATGTCCGCCGAAATTCCATCGGATTCGCCACCTGATCAAGACAAGCAGAAGGTCATCCTCTATACCAAGCCCGACTGCCCAGACTGCTTCAATGCCAAGCGCTTCCTGAACAACCGAAGTATCCCCTTTGAGGTCCGGGACATCACTAACCCGCAGGCGGTGGAAGAACTGCTGGCGCTCCTGGGGCCAGGTCAGTACGCGACCCCCATTATCGTCTTGAGAGAGCACGTGTTCGTGGGATTCGAGGTCAACCGCCGGCACATCGAGAACGTGTTCGAGCAAATGTCCTGGTGA
- the trpE gene encoding anthranilate synthase component I has product MITSITHARRVLSPVVRELPADVETPVSVYLKLRGLGPSFLLESVEGGEHLARYSIIGSHPRGTIKAWRDRVIIEEEGRWTELPLAGRDVLDVLREHLPTYAGTPIPDLPRFTGGAVGYMSYDLVRSFERLPSIKPDTLGLPEAFFLLCDRLVVYDHVKQRLLVIAHASGEEAEGRGREEAEAAVEELVARLRRPLPNGSGVPAPPADALEPPFETAFPRPAFEEAVKRAKEYIRAGDIFQVVLSRRIHRLTSAQPFDIYRALRRINPSPYMFYLELPDGLRLIGSSPEVLVRVDQGMVETRPLAGTRPRGATPAEDLALEQELLADVKERAEHVMLVDLARNDLGRVCRYGTVTTPTMMEVERYSHVMHIVSHVQGQLDPACDAYDVLRACFPAGTVSGAPKVRAMEIIEELEPEQRGPYAGAVGYFGFSGNMDTCITIRTFVMKGQRVYLQAGAGIVADSEPAREYEETENKLRALARALNAAEQGPMK; this is encoded by the coding sequence ATGATTACCAGCATCACGCATGCACGGCGGGTTCTCAGCCCAGTGGTGCGGGAACTGCCGGCGGATGTCGAGACGCCGGTCTCGGTATACCTGAAACTGCGCGGGCTGGGCCCCTCCTTCCTGCTGGAAAGCGTGGAAGGGGGAGAACACCTGGCGCGCTATTCCATTATCGGTTCTCACCCGCGCGGCACCATCAAGGCCTGGCGCGACAGAGTGATCATCGAAGAAGAGGGGCGCTGGACGGAACTGCCGCTGGCCGGCCGCGATGTGCTGGATGTCCTGCGCGAACATCTGCCGACCTATGCCGGCACCCCCATCCCGGACCTGCCGCGCTTCACTGGCGGAGCGGTGGGCTACATGAGCTATGACCTGGTGCGCTCCTTCGAACGCCTGCCCAGCATCAAGCCGGATACCCTGGGCCTGCCCGAGGCCTTCTTCCTATTGTGTGACCGGCTGGTGGTTTATGACCACGTCAAGCAGAGGCTGTTGGTCATCGCCCATGCTTCCGGCGAGGAAGCGGAGGGCCGGGGGCGCGAGGAAGCGGAGGCGGCGGTGGAGGAGCTGGTGGCGCGCCTGCGCCGGCCCCTGCCGAACGGCTCGGGAGTGCCGGCGCCGCCGGCGGATGCCCTGGAGCCGCCCTTCGAGACCGCCTTCCCGCGCCCCGCCTTTGAGGAAGCGGTGAAGCGCGCCAAGGAGTATATCCGCGCCGGCGATATCTTCCAGGTGGTGCTGTCCCGCCGCATTCATCGGCTGACCAGTGCCCAACCGTTCGACATCTACCGCGCCCTGCGGCGCATCAACCCATCGCCGTACATGTTCTACCTGGAGCTGCCGGACGGCCTGCGCCTTATCGGCTCATCGCCGGAGGTGTTAGTACGGGTGGATCAGGGGATGGTGGAGACGCGGCCGCTGGCCGGCACACGGCCCCGCGGCGCCACGCCGGCGGAGGACCTGGCGCTGGAACAGGAACTGCTGGCGGACGTCAAGGAACGCGCGGAGCATGTTATGCTGGTGGACCTGGCGCGCAATGACCTGGGGCGTGTGTGCCGCTACGGCACGGTGACCACTCCCACCATGATGGAGGTGGAGCGCTATTCCCATGTCATGCACATCGTCTCCCATGTGCAGGGACAGTTGGACCCCGCCTGCGACGCCTATGACGTACTGCGCGCCTGTTTCCCCGCCGGCACGGTGTCCGGCGCGCCCAAAGTGCGCGCGATGGAGATCATCGAGGAACTGGAGCCGGAACAGCGCGGGCCTTATGCCGGCGCGGTGGGCTACTTCGGCTTCTCGGGCAATATGGACACCTGCATCACCATCCGCACATTCGTGATGAAGGGACAGCGGGTGTACCTGCAGGCCGGCGCCGGCATCGTCGCCGATTCGGAGCCGGCGCGGGAATATGAGGAGACGGAGAACAAACTGCGG